In Mycolicibacterium phocaicum, one DNA window encodes the following:
- a CDS encoding condensation domain-containing protein, with protein sequence MTVADNTIDLGDQASFTGLRALGRGPLIQYTWIYEHPVDLDGLRRLHRNLGSGGLLGRRIERSPLPFGRHRWVRSTGPVDLDVAPGTRPVAEVNDWVNERGYIPVDPEHGPPWHLGVQQLEGGGAAVSLVVSHTVGDGLAIAEAVADAVNGSPRDLGYPIAGARTRRDALREDLRQTVRAVPSWFKAVVGAAKIARDQKGDLAASAKSVSAPVSSGSTTPVTPPFVTVHVEIEEWYQRAKALGGTSNVMFAALAARVGQVVGRLGDDGRAMLSFPVNIRTEGDTRGNALSTITVMADPEKVSTDLSELRGDIRRELAGVDEWTRMMLTPLPLTPLVPKFAVRRLEKMVLKVGKPIGCSNLGVFPPAFNRPDGTDADNFHARLVEPGLTPVDLERLNGHPFLVLCQTPTSMIVTVTAWEPGESNTKAALADSTRKALDELGLTGTVD encoded by the coding sequence ATGACCGTAGCCGACAACACGATCGACCTGGGCGATCAAGCCTCCTTCACCGGCTTACGGGCGTTGGGCCGCGGCCCGCTGATCCAATACACCTGGATCTACGAACATCCGGTCGACCTGGATGGCCTGCGTCGCCTGCACCGCAATCTGGGTAGCGGTGGCCTGCTGGGCCGCCGGATCGAACGGTCGCCGCTGCCGTTCGGCCGCCACCGGTGGGTCCGCTCCACCGGACCGGTTGACCTCGACGTCGCTCCCGGGACGCGACCCGTCGCCGAGGTCAACGACTGGGTCAACGAACGCGGTTACATCCCGGTCGACCCCGAACACGGCCCGCCGTGGCACCTCGGCGTGCAGCAACTCGAAGGCGGCGGCGCGGCGGTGTCGCTCGTGGTGTCGCACACCGTCGGTGACGGCCTGGCCATCGCCGAAGCCGTCGCCGACGCGGTCAACGGGTCGCCGCGCGATCTCGGCTACCCGATCGCCGGCGCCCGCACCCGGCGCGACGCACTGCGCGAAGACCTCCGCCAGACGGTGCGCGCGGTGCCCAGTTGGTTCAAGGCCGTCGTCGGCGCCGCCAAGATCGCCCGCGACCAGAAGGGCGACCTCGCGGCGTCGGCCAAATCGGTGAGCGCGCCGGTGTCCAGCGGGAGCACCACGCCGGTGACGCCGCCGTTTGTCACCGTCCACGTCGAGATCGAGGAGTGGTACCAGCGCGCGAAGGCCCTCGGCGGCACGAGCAACGTCATGTTCGCCGCGCTCGCCGCCCGGGTCGGGCAGGTGGTGGGCCGGTTGGGCGACGACGGCCGGGCCATGCTCTCGTTCCCCGTCAACATCCGCACCGAAGGCGACACCCGGGGCAATGCGCTCAGCACCATCACCGTGATGGCGGATCCCGAGAAGGTCAGCACCGACCTGTCCGAGTTGCGCGGCGACATCCGACGCGAACTCGCCGGTGTCGACGAGTGGACGCGCATGATGCTCACGCCGCTGCCACTCACTCCCCTGGTGCCGAAGTTCGCGGTGCGGCGCCTGGAGAAGATGGTGCTCAAGGTCGGCAAGCCCATCGGCTGCTCGAACCTCGGCGTGTTCCCGCCCGCCTTCAACCGGCCCGACGGCACCGACGCCGACAATTTCCATGCCCGCCTGGTCGAGCCGGGACTGACGCCGGTGGACCTCGAACGCCTGAACGGCCACCCGTTCCTGGTGTTGTGCCAGACGCCGACGTCGATGATCGTGACGGTCACCGCATGGGAACCGGGTGAATCGAACACCAAAGCGGCACTGGCAGATTCCACCCGCAAGGCGCTGGACGAACTGGGCCTCACCGGAACCGTCGACTAA
- a CDS encoding TetR/AcrR family transcriptional regulator, whose amino-acid sequence MDSAASNQGGSVEDASTPSRILVATAEVLARQGQTKLSLSEVATQAGVSRPTLYRWFASKEELLESFGRYERDLFVDGMTAATEGLRGSEKLDAALQFIVQYQKTYSGVRVIDIEPEAVLAQLPSVVPTMRARLQKLLSGPNAEVKAATAIRIAVSHYLVPSDDTEQLLAQLRHAVGLR is encoded by the coding sequence GTGGACAGCGCGGCGAGCAATCAGGGCGGCTCCGTCGAGGACGCCTCGACCCCCAGCCGAATCCTCGTGGCCACCGCGGAAGTGCTTGCCCGTCAGGGCCAGACCAAGCTCAGCCTGTCCGAGGTGGCGACGCAGGCCGGCGTGTCCCGGCCCACGCTGTACCGCTGGTTCGCGTCGAAGGAAGAGCTGCTCGAGTCGTTCGGGCGGTACGAACGCGACCTGTTCGTCGACGGCATGACCGCGGCCACGGAAGGACTACGCGGCAGCGAAAAACTTGATGCCGCACTGCAATTCATCGTGCAGTACCAGAAGACCTATTCCGGCGTGCGGGTCATCGACATCGAGCCCGAGGCGGTGCTGGCGCAGCTGCCCAGCGTCGTCCCGACCATGCGCGCCCGGCTACAGAAACTACTGTCGGGACCGAACGCCGAAGTGAAGGCCGCTACGGCCATCCGGATCGCGGTGTCGCACTACCTCGTCCCGAGCGACGACACCGAACAGCTGCTGGCGCAGCTGCGGCACGCCGTCGGTCTGCGCTAG
- the rlmN gene encoding 23S rRNA (adenine(2503)-C(2))-methyltransferase RlmN, translating into MAVSLPLVFDAPRRGMPPRHLADLDADGRVEAVAELGLPKFRAKQLANQYYGRLIADPHEMTDLPASVRDQVASALFPDLITPAKQIQCDAGETRKTLWRAVDGTTFESVLMRYPQRNTVCISSQAGCGMACPFCATGQGGLKRNLSTAEILEQVRAASAAMRNEHDGRLSNIVFMGMGEPLANYNRVVAAVRRITAAPPDGFGISARSVTVSTVGLAPAIRKLADEKLGVTLALSLHTPDDELRDTLVPVNNRWKVSEVLDAARYYADVTGRRVSVEYALIRDVNDQPWRADLLGKKLHRALGPLVHVNLIPLNPTPGSEWDASPKPVEREFVRRVQAAGVSCTVRDTRGREIAAACGQLAAEG; encoded by the coding sequence ATGGCCGTTTCCCTTCCTCTGGTGTTCGATGCACCGCGCCGCGGCATGCCGCCGCGGCACCTGGCCGACCTCGACGCCGACGGTCGGGTCGAGGCCGTCGCCGAGCTGGGACTGCCGAAATTCCGGGCCAAGCAGCTGGCCAACCAGTACTACGGCCGGCTGATCGCCGATCCGCACGAGATGACCGATCTGCCCGCCTCGGTGCGCGATCAGGTGGCCTCGGCGCTGTTCCCCGACCTCATCACCCCCGCGAAGCAAATCCAGTGCGACGCCGGGGAGACCCGTAAGACGCTGTGGCGCGCCGTCGACGGCACGACGTTCGAGTCGGTGCTGATGCGCTACCCGCAGCGCAACACCGTCTGCATCTCGTCACAGGCCGGCTGCGGTATGGCCTGCCCGTTCTGCGCCACCGGTCAGGGCGGCCTCAAGCGGAACCTCTCGACCGCCGAAATCCTCGAGCAGGTCCGGGCGGCGTCGGCCGCCATGCGCAACGAGCATGACGGCCGGCTGTCCAACATCGTCTTCATGGGCATGGGGGAGCCGCTGGCCAACTACAACCGGGTGGTGGCGGCCGTCCGAAGAATTACTGCAGCACCTCCTGACGGTTTCGGAATCAGTGCCCGTTCGGTGACGGTCTCGACCGTCGGCCTGGCACCGGCGATCCGCAAACTCGCCGACGAGAAGCTGGGTGTGACGCTGGCGCTGTCCCTGCACACGCCCGACGACGAGCTGCGCGACACCCTGGTGCCGGTCAACAACCGGTGGAAGGTCTCCGAAGTCCTCGACGCCGCACGGTATTACGCCGACGTGACCGGCCGCCGGGTGTCGGTGGAGTACGCGCTGATCCGCGACGTCAACGACCAGCCTTGGCGAGCAGACCTTCTGGGCAAGAAGCTGCACCGCGCGCTGGGGCCGCTGGTGCACGTGAACTTGATTCCCCTGAACCCGACGCCGGGCAGCGAGTGGGATGCGAGCCCGAAGCCCGTCGAGCGCGAGTTCGTGCGCCGGGTGCAGGCTGCCGGCGTCTCCTGCACGGTGCGCGACACCCGCGGCCGCGAAATCGCCGCTGCCTGCGGGCAATTGGCGGCTGAAGGCTAG
- a CDS encoding DMT family transporter, whose product MPPRPASLLAFVYALGYPIGALAVSALAPMATLVFRFGLAAAILTTWALAARVKWPTGTRLVHVVISGLLTQAVQFICLYLALMHGAPAVLGAVVISMNPVATALLAALFLGERLTAMRVAALILGALAVLAACAQRLLMVGGVDAVIVLLVVSLLALASGGVYQQRFCRGVDFRATAALQNAASLVPVAIMAAFMPWTVTNLHTAVLAVGAVVLLNATLCMTLYVRAIDRYGAAAVAMLFAVIPAIAGVLSWLLLGQRPDLGVVVGLVLGALACWLNSRAVARTVRPAAPAPATPPLQTAESSRSGPSDRRDRAAECPCP is encoded by the coding sequence ATGCCACCCCGTCCCGCGTCGCTCCTGGCCTTCGTCTATGCACTGGGCTATCCCATTGGCGCCCTTGCTGTTTCGGCCCTGGCACCCATGGCGACGCTGGTGTTCCGGTTCGGCCTGGCGGCCGCGATCCTGACCACCTGGGCACTGGCCGCGCGTGTGAAATGGCCCACTGGCACGCGGCTGGTTCATGTCGTGATCAGTGGCCTGCTGACCCAGGCCGTGCAGTTCATCTGCCTGTACCTGGCGCTGATGCACGGCGCCCCCGCGGTGCTGGGTGCCGTCGTCATCTCGATGAACCCGGTCGCCACCGCGCTGCTGGCCGCCCTCTTCCTGGGCGAACGCCTCACCGCCATGCGCGTCGCCGCCCTGATCCTGGGCGCGCTGGCGGTGCTGGCCGCGTGCGCCCAGCGGCTGCTGATGGTGGGTGGCGTCGACGCCGTGATCGTGTTGCTGGTCGTCTCGCTGCTGGCTCTGGCCTCGGGCGGCGTCTACCAGCAGCGGTTCTGCCGCGGCGTGGATTTCCGCGCCACCGCGGCGCTGCAGAACGCGGCGTCGTTGGTGCCGGTGGCGATCATGGCCGCTTTCATGCCGTGGACGGTGACCAACCTGCACACCGCGGTCCTGGCGGTGGGAGCCGTGGTGCTGCTCAACGCGACGTTGTGCATGACGCTGTACGTGCGGGCGATCGACCGCTACGGCGCCGCCGCGGTCGCCATGCTGTTCGCGGTCATCCCGGCGATCGCCGGCGTGCTGTCCTGGCTGTTGCTGGGCCAGCGTCCGGACCTCGGTGTGGTCGTCGGCCTGGTGCTCGGCGCACTGGCCTGCTGGCTCAACTCGCGTGCCGTGGCGCGGACCGTCAGGCCAGCAGCTCCAGCACCAGCCACGCCGCCACTGCAGACGGCAGAATCGAGTCGATCCGGTCCATCAGACCGCCGTGACCGGGCAGCAGAGTGCCCATGTCCTTGA
- a CDS encoding phosphatidate cytidylyltransferase, whose protein sequence is MTTDTAPPGEPKKTSRAGRNLPAAISVGVVLGGTVIATLLWAPQLWVALVALAVALATHEVVRRLREGGYAVPVIPLLIGGQAMIWLTWPYREAGALGAFGATVALCMIWRLLSGGLKAAPVNYTRDVSVTIFLAAWVPLFGAFTALLIYPHQGGYHEGAMQVFCMMLGVVASDIGGYTAGVLFGKHPMVPAISPKKSWEGFSGSLVFSIAVSVLSVHYLAGRPLWVGVPLGIMLVITGTLGDLVESQVKRDLGIKDMGTLLPGHGGLMDRIDSILPSAVAAWLVLELLA, encoded by the coding sequence GTGACCACCGACACCGCTCCGCCCGGGGAGCCCAAGAAGACATCGCGCGCCGGCCGCAATCTGCCCGCGGCCATCTCCGTCGGCGTGGTGCTCGGCGGCACCGTCATCGCGACGTTGTTGTGGGCCCCGCAGCTGTGGGTGGCGCTGGTGGCACTCGCGGTCGCCCTCGCCACGCACGAGGTGGTGCGTCGGCTGCGGGAGGGCGGCTACGCCGTCCCGGTGATCCCGTTGTTGATCGGTGGCCAGGCCATGATCTGGCTGACCTGGCCCTACCGGGAGGCCGGTGCCCTCGGTGCGTTCGGTGCCACGGTCGCGCTGTGCATGATCTGGCGGTTGTTGTCCGGCGGGCTCAAGGCCGCGCCGGTCAACTACACGCGCGACGTCTCGGTCACGATCTTCCTGGCCGCCTGGGTGCCGCTGTTCGGCGCCTTCACGGCGCTCCTGATCTATCCGCACCAGGGCGGCTACCACGAAGGCGCCATGCAGGTGTTCTGCATGATGCTGGGCGTCGTGGCCTCCGATATCGGCGGCTACACCGCGGGCGTGCTGTTCGGCAAGCACCCGATGGTGCCGGCGATCAGCCCCAAGAAGTCCTGGGAGGGCTTCAGCGGGTCGCTGGTGTTCAGCATCGCCGTCTCGGTGCTGTCGGTGCACTACCTCGCGGGCCGGCCGCTGTGGGTCGGCGTGCCGCTCGGCATCATGCTCGTCATCACCGGCACGCTCGGCGATCTGGTGGAATCCCAGGTCAAGCGCGACCTCGGGATCAAGGACATGGGCACTCTGCTGCCCGGTCACGGCGGTCTGATGGACCGGATCGACTCGATTCTGCCGTCTGCAGTGGCGGCGTGGCTGGTGCTGGAGCTGCTGGCCTGA
- the frr gene encoding ribosome recycling factor, translated as MIEETLFDAEEKMDKAVSVARDDLGSIRTGRANPGMFNRINIEYYGSMTPITQLASINVPEARLVVIKPYEAGQLKAIEDSIRNSDLGVNPSNDGSVIRISIPQLTEERRKELVKQAKGKGEDAKVSVRNIRRKAMDELSRIKKDGEAGEDEVARAEKDLDKTTATYTAQIDDLVKHKEGELLEV; from the coding sequence GTGATCGAGGAAACCCTCTTCGATGCCGAAGAGAAGATGGACAAGGCCGTCTCGGTGGCCCGTGACGACCTGGGGTCGATCCGCACCGGCCGGGCCAACCCGGGCATGTTCAACCGGATCAACATCGAGTACTACGGCTCGATGACGCCCATCACCCAGCTGGCGAGCATCAACGTCCCCGAGGCGCGCTTGGTCGTCATCAAGCCGTACGAGGCGGGCCAGCTCAAGGCGATCGAGGACTCCATCCGGAACTCGGACCTCGGCGTCAACCCGAGCAACGACGGCAGCGTCATCCGCATCTCCATCCCGCAGCTGACCGAGGAACGCCGCAAGGAACTGGTCAAACAGGCCAAGGGCAAGGGCGAGGACGCCAAGGTGTCGGTGCGCAACATCCGGCGCAAGGCGATGGACGAGCTGTCCCGGATCAAGAAGGACGGCGAGGCCGGCGAGGACGAGGTCGCGCGCGCCGAGAAGGACCTCGACAAGACCACCGCCACCTACACGGCTCAGATCGACGATCTGGTCAAGCACAAGGAAGGCGAGCTGCTGGAGGTCTAG
- the pyrH gene encoding UMP kinase, which translates to MASPDNEEDNGGHGLIRPAYQRVLLKLGGEMFGGGAVGLDPDVVALVARQIAEVVRAGAQVAVVIGGGNFFRGAQLQQRGMERTRSDYMGMLGTVMNSLALQDFLQKEGIDTRVQTAITMGQVAEPYIPLRARRHLEKGRVVIFGAGMGLPYFSTDTTAAQRALEIGAEVVLMAKAVDGVFTADPREVPDAQMITNITHREVLERDLKVADATAFSLCMDNGMPMLVFNLLTEGNIARAVAGEKIGTLVSS; encoded by the coding sequence ATGGCCAGCCCAGACAACGAGGAAGACAACGGTGGCCACGGTTTGATCCGGCCGGCCTACCAGCGGGTGCTGCTCAAGCTCGGTGGTGAGATGTTCGGCGGCGGCGCGGTAGGTCTGGACCCCGATGTCGTCGCGCTGGTCGCCCGGCAGATCGCCGAGGTGGTGCGCGCCGGCGCCCAGGTCGCCGTCGTCATCGGTGGCGGCAACTTCTTCCGTGGTGCGCAGCTGCAGCAGCGCGGCATGGAGCGGACCCGCAGCGACTACATGGGCATGCTCGGCACCGTGATGAACAGCCTTGCGCTGCAAGACTTCCTGCAGAAGGAAGGCATCGACACCCGCGTGCAGACCGCCATCACCATGGGGCAGGTCGCCGAGCCGTACATCCCGCTGCGGGCGCGCCGGCACCTCGAGAAGGGTCGCGTCGTCATCTTCGGCGCCGGCATGGGCCTGCCGTACTTCTCCACCGACACCACCGCCGCGCAGCGTGCGCTGGAGATCGGTGCCGAGGTCGTCCTGATGGCCAAGGCCGTCGACGGCGTGTTCACCGCGGACCCGCGTGAGGTGCCCGACGCCCAGATGATCACCAACATCACCCACCGCGAGGTGTTGGAACGCGACCTGAAGGTCGCCGATGCCACCGCGTTCAGCCTGTGCATGGACAATGGCATGCCGATGCTGGTCTTCAATCTGCTGACCGAAGGCAATATCGCGCGCGCCGTCGCGGGTGAGAAGATCGGAACGCTGGTCTCCAGCTAG
- a CDS encoding class I SAM-dependent methyltransferase: MTRPTDALFESAYRGEAPEMGARPPWSIGRPQPEIAALIDAGKVHGDVLDAGCGEAATAIYLAERGFTTVGLDESATAIELARAEAARRGAHSASFAVADISDFTGYDGRFGTIIDSTLFHSMPVELRDGYQRSIVRAAAPGATYIVLVFDRGGMPAGPANPVTEDELRDVVGKYWVIDDISPARIHGKMPAGFGTMGAPGTGFADVDVRDEPNGLKSVRAWLLQAHLG, encoded by the coding sequence ATGACCAGACCCACAGATGCCCTGTTCGAAAGCGCGTACCGCGGCGAGGCCCCCGAGATGGGTGCCCGGCCCCCGTGGAGCATCGGCAGGCCGCAGCCCGAGATCGCCGCGCTGATCGACGCCGGCAAGGTCCACGGCGACGTCCTCGATGCCGGTTGCGGCGAGGCCGCCACCGCGATCTACCTGGCCGAGCGTGGCTTCACCACTGTGGGTCTGGACGAGTCGGCAACCGCCATCGAACTGGCCCGGGCCGAGGCCGCCCGCCGCGGCGCGCACAGCGCCAGCTTCGCGGTCGCCGACATCAGCGACTTCACCGGATACGACGGCCGCTTCGGCACCATCATCGACAGCACGCTGTTCCACTCCATGCCCGTCGAGCTCCGGGACGGCTACCAGCGCTCCATCGTGCGGGCCGCCGCGCCCGGCGCGACGTACATCGTCCTGGTCTTCGATCGCGGCGGCATGCCTGCCGGCCCGGCCAACCCGGTGACCGAGGACGAGCTGCGCGACGTCGTCGGCAAGTACTGGGTGATCGATGACATCTCGCCGGCCCGTATCCACGGCAAGATGCCCGCGGGCTTCGGGACGATGGGAGCGCCCGGTACGGGATTCGCCGACGTCGACGTCCGGGACGAGCCGAACGGACTCAAGTCGGTTCGCGCGTGGTTGTTGCAGGCGCACCTGGGGTAG
- a CDS encoding MarR family winged helix-turn-helix transcriptional regulator: MFEGEEAPLGYLLNRVATALRAEITANVLDPIGLTFPQFVCLRMVDNRPGMSNAEMARFVGVSPQAMNIVVRALQDRELITRPSTVAAGRSRPTELTRSGRTLLSKTVAGIRAADDALLADLSPAQRRQFRETLTSLLPPE; this comes from the coding sequence ATGTTCGAAGGTGAAGAAGCTCCCCTGGGCTATCTGCTCAACCGGGTCGCCACTGCTCTGCGCGCCGAGATCACCGCCAATGTTCTCGACCCGATCGGCCTGACCTTCCCACAGTTCGTCTGCCTGCGGATGGTCGACAACCGGCCCGGCATGTCCAACGCCGAGATGGCGCGGTTCGTCGGGGTCTCGCCACAGGCGATGAACATCGTGGTGCGCGCGCTGCAGGACCGCGAGCTGATCACCCGGCCGTCGACCGTCGCTGCCGGACGGTCCCGGCCCACCGAACTGACCCGGTCCGGCCGTACCCTGCTGAGCAAGACGGTCGCCGGAATCCGCGCCGCCGACGACGCCCTGTTGGCCGACCTGAGCCCGGCCCAGCGCCGGCAGTTCCGCGAGACGCTGACGAGCCTGCTGCCGCCCGAATAG
- a CDS encoding DUF350 domain-containing protein, with protein MTLTALGNDYWSIVGHGASAIALYAIVGGALMILGFFVIDWTTPGPLRDLVRSGRPNAAAVAASGVVSMAFIVVLAIYSSSGDLAAGLIKTLVFGLVGIAAQALSVRLIGAVKGLDIGEMLHEEKFSPVVLDVAASYLAFGLIVAAAIL; from the coding sequence ATGACCCTCACCGCTCTTGGCAACGACTACTGGTCCATCGTCGGGCACGGCGCGTCGGCCATCGCGCTGTACGCGATCGTCGGCGGCGCGCTGATGATCCTCGGCTTCTTCGTGATCGACTGGACCACCCCGGGACCGCTGCGCGACCTGGTCCGGTCGGGGCGGCCGAATGCCGCGGCGGTGGCGGCCTCCGGTGTGGTGTCGATGGCCTTCATCGTGGTGCTGGCCATCTACAGCTCGTCGGGTGACCTGGCGGCCGGTCTGATCAAGACCCTGGTCTTCGGCCTGGTCGGCATTGCCGCACAGGCACTTTCGGTGCGCCTCATCGGTGCTGTCAAGGGCCTGGACATCGGCGAGATGCTCCACGAGGAGAAGTTCTCCCCGGTGGTGCTCGACGTCGCGGCCTCGTATCTGGCATTCGGCCTGATCGTCGCTGCCGCGATTCTCTGA
- a CDS encoding glutathionylspermidine synthase family protein, giving the protein MRRERSTPRPGWQKIIADQGMCFDTPATSADGSMRPYWDESVHYVFEMDEVLSIEASVEVLHSMCLEAVENIVLTERYRDFGLPEWSWPHIEKSWRRSDPHLYGRFDLRYDGRRPPVLLEYNADTPTSLLEAAILQWYWKTDVFPADDQWNSLHEKLVERWKEIQDRLPGNETHFTWSSADTSGEDNVTLAYLQECAAEAGLHTVGLAIEQLGWDRDLQRFVDLEEAPISTLFKLYPWEWVLDDEFGKYAAESLPETMWIEPLWKSLLSNKAILAVLWEMYPGHPNLLPAYIDDPHELTEYVRKPKLGREGANVTIVGAGYETQTGGVYGEEGYVYQLLDPLPQFDDMRPALGAWIVGDESAGLGIRETSGLVTDNGAAFVPHRIPQ; this is encoded by the coding sequence ATGCGGCGCGAACGCAGCACCCCGCGGCCGGGGTGGCAGAAGATCATCGCCGACCAGGGCATGTGTTTCGACACTCCCGCCACGAGCGCCGACGGCAGCATGCGGCCCTACTGGGACGAGTCGGTGCACTACGTGTTCGAGATGGACGAGGTGCTCTCGATCGAGGCCTCGGTCGAGGTGCTGCATTCGATGTGCCTGGAAGCCGTCGAGAACATCGTCCTGACCGAGCGCTACCGCGACTTCGGGCTCCCCGAGTGGAGCTGGCCGCACATCGAAAAGTCTTGGCGCCGTAGCGACCCGCACCTGTACGGCCGCTTCGACCTGCGCTACGACGGGCGCCGGCCCCCGGTTCTGCTGGAGTACAACGCCGACACCCCGACGTCGCTGCTCGAAGCCGCGATTCTGCAGTGGTACTGGAAGACCGATGTCTTTCCCGCCGACGACCAGTGGAACTCGCTGCACGAGAAGCTGGTGGAACGCTGGAAGGAAATCCAGGATCGGTTGCCCGGCAACGAAACCCACTTCACCTGGTCGTCCGCCGATACCAGCGGCGAGGACAACGTGACGCTGGCCTACCTCCAGGAGTGCGCCGCCGAGGCCGGGCTGCACACCGTCGGCCTGGCCATCGAGCAATTGGGCTGGGACCGGGACCTGCAGCGGTTCGTCGACCTGGAAGAGGCGCCGATCTCGACGCTGTTCAAGCTCTACCCCTGGGAATGGGTGCTTGACGACGAATTCGGCAAGTACGCGGCCGAATCCCTGCCGGAGACCATGTGGATCGAGCCGCTGTGGAAATCGCTGCTGAGCAACAAGGCCATCCTGGCGGTGCTGTGGGAGATGTACCCGGGGCACCCGAACCTGCTTCCGGCGTACATCGATGATCCGCACGAGCTGACCGAATACGTCCGCAAGCCCAAGCTCGGCCGCGAGGGGGCGAACGTCACGATCGTCGGCGCGGGTTACGAGACCCAGACCGGCGGCGTGTACGGCGAAGAGGGCTACGTGTACCAGTTGCTCGATCCGCTACCGCAATTCGACGACATGCGTCCCGCGCTGGGCGCCTGGATCGTCGGCGACGAATCGGCCGGACTCGGTATTCGCGAGACCTCGGGTCTGGTCACCGACAACGGCGCAGCCTTTGTGCCCCACCGCATCCCGCAGTGA